From Natrinema amylolyticum, the proteins below share one genomic window:
- a CDS encoding tripartite tricarboxylate transporter TctB family protein yields MYYEDRRLMVIKKVTRNIREIDADSVKSNPLSILFILFSLIVIYSANQFPDRGELGAGFFPIILSAAIIVFSIIDIITDDDTELEMSTYDLLPPAIIIGLLVGYVLLMSVAGFLLATMAILPVVLYYSGVRSKLKIGFISVVFPIVLFYVFSRIFMVRLPEGTIPVSRLLPHLPLGVI; encoded by the coding sequence GTGTACTACGAGGACCGGAGATTAATGGTTATAAAAAAAGTAACAAGGAACATTCGCGAAATCGACGCGGACAGCGTGAAATCGAATCCGCTTTCGATACTATTCATACTGTTCTCTCTCATAGTCATCTACTCTGCGAATCAATTCCCCGACCGCGGAGAACTCGGTGCAGGATTTTTCCCGATTATCCTGTCTGCCGCAATTATCGTTTTCTCGATCATCGATATTATCACTGACGACGATACGGAACTCGAGATGAGTACGTACGACCTGCTTCCCCCTGCGATCATCATCGGCCTCTTGGTGGGATACGTGCTTCTGATGTCAGTCGCAGGGTTTCTGCTCGCGACGATGGCGATCCTGCCAGTCGTCCTCTACTACTCCGGCGTGCGCTCGAAACTCAAGATTGGATTCATCTCAGTTGTCTTCCCGATCGTGCTGTTTTACGTTTTCAGTAGAATCTTCATGGTCAGGCTGCCTGAGGGGACTATCCCTGTCTCGAGGCTCCTTCCACACCTGCCGCTCGGGGTGATATAA
- a CDS encoding MBL fold metallo-hydrolase, with the protein MTHSSVTDGIGQVQFDHVRVLVLEDVPEGQTTLIDTAFDENGAELVETLEAEYGDIDRVILTHGDHGHHGGLSHVMEAFDPKLVMPADETKLYDHLEDAGLDIEPDVAYEDGDLLKGDIRVIQVPGHTEATSALLLEDRGILISGDALDGADRGGMPAGYLLPPPALFNIDHEAAELNLYDLLGYDFETVLVFHGSHVFENPKQKLDDFLVEREWNEWDPRTDE; encoded by the coding sequence ATGACCCACAGTAGCGTGACCGACGGTATCGGTCAGGTTCAATTCGATCACGTCCGAGTGCTAGTGCTGGAGGACGTTCCGGAGGGACAAACGACGTTGATCGATACCGCGTTCGACGAGAACGGGGCAGAACTCGTCGAGACCCTCGAAGCGGAGTACGGTGACATCGACCGCGTGATTCTCACGCATGGAGACCACGGCCACCACGGCGGACTCTCCCACGTGATGGAGGCCTTCGACCCGAAACTCGTCATGCCGGCCGACGAGACGAAACTCTACGACCACCTCGAGGACGCGGGGCTCGACATCGAACCCGATGTCGCCTACGAGGACGGCGACCTGCTCAAGGGCGACATCCGCGTGATTCAGGTGCCCGGTCACACCGAGGCGACGTCGGCCCTGCTGCTCGAGGACCGAGGCATCCTGATCTCCGGCGACGCGCTGGACGGGGCCGACCGCGGCGGGATGCCAGCGGGGTATCTCCTCCCGCCGCCGGCGCTGTTCAACATCGATCACGAGGCCGCCGAACTCAACCTCTACGACCTGCTCGGGTACGACTTCGAGACGGTGCTGGTCTTCCACGGCTCGCACGTCTTCGAGAACCCCAAGCAGAAACTCGACGATTTCCTCGTGGAACGGGAGTGGAACGAGTGGGATCCCCGCACGGACGAGTGA
- a CDS encoding zinc-dependent alcohol dehydrogenase, whose translation MRGLAKTGRSAGSMELVDVEQPVPEPNEALIEVEYAGLCGSDAGIYAFKSAFERMNVPTIIGHEYTGRIVEIGDEVTKFAVGDRVVERPIRSCGDCYQCEMGQANVCPNKQITGVDHDGAYAGYIAVPEEDLHPVPDDVEPRHAALVEPTAIATRAVIRNSRVKPGDRVLVAGPGPMGVLAAQVADAQGAEVVVAGVGQDTAYRLPLAEELGFPTLNVEADDLETAREEITDDVGYDVVFDTTGHPSGLSMSIDEVRTGGQIVLVGQTGDAMADFTSLVRSEIDLQCTYSAMYEDFERALRLIGSGDVDHETFLDDRFSLLDAEEAFETFLEGETCKPVFDVSVLRE comes from the coding sequence ATGAGAGGTTTAGCCAAGACCGGTCGGAGCGCCGGGAGTATGGAACTCGTCGACGTCGAGCAACCGGTACCGGAACCGAACGAGGCCCTGATTGAAGTCGAATACGCGGGGCTCTGTGGCAGCGATGCCGGTATCTACGCGTTCAAGTCGGCGTTCGAACGGATGAACGTCCCAACCATCATCGGCCACGAGTACACCGGTCGTATCGTCGAGATCGGCGACGAGGTCACGAAGTTCGCCGTGGGCGATCGCGTCGTCGAACGACCGATTCGGAGCTGCGGCGACTGCTACCAGTGTGAGATGGGGCAGGCGAACGTCTGCCCGAACAAGCAGATCACCGGCGTCGATCACGACGGCGCATACGCGGGATACATCGCCGTTCCCGAGGAAGACCTCCATCCGGTTCCCGACGACGTTGAGCCCCGACACGCCGCGCTCGTAGAACCGACCGCGATCGCGACTCGCGCAGTTATCCGAAACTCACGGGTCAAACCTGGCGACCGGGTCCTTGTTGCGGGCCCCGGACCGATGGGCGTCCTCGCCGCACAGGTCGCGGATGCACAGGGTGCCGAGGTCGTGGTCGCCGGCGTCGGCCAGGACACCGCGTATCGCCTGCCGCTCGCAGAGGAGTTGGGGTTCCCGACGCTCAACGTCGAGGCCGACGACCTTGAGACCGCCCGCGAGGAGATAACTGATGACGTCGGCTATGACGTCGTATTCGATACGACCGGACATCCGTCGGGGCTATCGATGTCCATCGACGAGGTCCGCACGGGCGGTCAGATCGTCCTCGTCGGTCAGACCGGCGACGCGATGGCGGACTTCACATCGCTGGTCCGGTCAGAGATCGACCTCCAGTGTACCTACAGCGCGATGTACGAGGACTTCGAACGCGCGCTCCGCCTGATCGGTTCAGGCGACGTCGATCACGAGACGTTCCTCGACGACCGATTCAGTCTGCTCGACGCCGAGGAGGCCTTCGAGACGTTCCTCGAGGGCGAGACCTGCAAACCCGTCTTCGACGTCTCGGTACTGCGTGAGTAA
- a CDS encoding Bug family tripartite tricarboxylate transporter substrate binding protein, which translates to MASDTNGGSGGKTVLNRRNAIKSLGVTGLAMTAGCIGDLNGDGEWPSRQVEIVSPWAAGGGADRTSRAVADAAENHTDVSWNVSNQTGGSGSVGMNAAANSEPDGHTLGCTAPEIALFQHLGIAELGPDDITPIMQYTEFPAALVVHQDAEFSSLDEWISYGENNPGELQMANSGNGSSWHMAAAGIADEAGIDVEHVSYDGASPAMQAVINGEADCTAVGAAEVAPQVRDGDLEALGVAFSEQVDSLPDTQTMTEQGLDIEIGSWLGHFAPADIDDETRDAIVDVYESVYEDDQFVEFMENNDFMRVQRGPDEFSQFLDEQYEYYGNLVEELDISA; encoded by the coding sequence ATGGCATCTGATACCAATGGTGGCAGCGGTGGCAAGACTGTGCTGAATCGACGCAACGCGATAAAGTCCCTCGGTGTGACGGGCCTCGCGATGACGGCCGGCTGTATCGGGGACCTGAACGGGGACGGCGAGTGGCCGTCGCGACAGGTCGAGATCGTCTCCCCGTGGGCAGCCGGTGGCGGTGCGGACCGAACGAGCCGTGCAGTCGCTGATGCGGCCGAAAACCACACCGACGTCTCCTGGAACGTTAGCAACCAGACCGGTGGCTCCGGCTCGGTCGGGATGAACGCAGCCGCGAACTCCGAGCCGGACGGCCATACCTTGGGCTGTACCGCACCGGAAATCGCTCTGTTCCAGCACCTCGGCATCGCCGAACTCGGGCCCGACGACATCACACCGATCATGCAGTACACCGAGTTCCCGGCCGCGCTCGTCGTCCACCAAGACGCGGAGTTCTCCTCGCTCGACGAGTGGATCTCCTACGGCGAGAACAACCCGGGCGAACTCCAGATGGCAAACTCTGGTAACGGATCATCATGGCACATGGCCGCAGCCGGTATCGCCGATGAGGCGGGAATCGACGTCGAGCACGTCTCGTACGACGGTGCCAGCCCCGCGATGCAGGCCGTCATAAACGGCGAGGCCGACTGTACGGCCGTCGGTGCCGCCGAAGTGGCACCGCAAGTCCGTGACGGCGATCTCGAGGCCCTCGGCGTCGCGTTCAGCGAGCAGGTCGACTCGCTGCCGGACACGCAGACGATGACTGAACAGGGACTCGACATCGAGATCGGCTCCTGGCTGGGTCACTTCGCGCCGGCTGATATTGACGACGAAACTCGAGATGCAATCGTCGACGTCTACGAGTCGGTCTACGAGGACGACCAATTCGTCGAGTTCATGGAGAACAACGACTTCATGCGCGTACAGCGCGGTCCCGACGAGTTCAGCCAGTTCCTCGACGAGCAGTACGAGTACTACGGCAACCTCGTCGAGGAACTGGACATCAGCGCATAA
- a CDS encoding MBL fold metallo-hydrolase, which translates to MTVRELSDGIHAIEFDHVRVFVLEDRPEGTVTLVDASFPDDGEELANILEAEFGGLDRLLITHGDEGHFGGAPALLKRFEPELAVPAGAKGFYEVLDVEPDIEFVDEDLLAGGIRAIEIPGHTVAATAFLLEADRTLIAGDTLEGSDRRGLPPGYLVPPAEQFNDDSHAAAERNLVKLFDYEIDTVLVHHGTSVREEPLEKLNDWLLDREWTLTYS; encoded by the coding sequence ATGACGGTACGAGAACTCTCCGACGGTATCCACGCTATCGAGTTCGACCACGTCCGAGTCTTCGTTCTCGAGGACCGACCCGAGGGCACCGTGACGCTCGTCGACGCATCGTTTCCAGACGACGGCGAGGAACTCGCCAACATCCTCGAGGCGGAGTTCGGGGGCCTCGATCGGCTCCTCATCACTCACGGGGACGAGGGCCACTTCGGCGGCGCCCCGGCACTACTGAAGCGGTTCGAGCCGGAACTAGCCGTTCCTGCGGGTGCGAAGGGGTTCTATGAAGTGCTGGATGTCGAGCCTGACATCGAGTTCGTCGATGAGGACCTGCTGGCCGGCGGTATCCGCGCGATCGAGATTCCGGGACACACGGTGGCGGCAACCGCGTTTCTCCTCGAGGCCGACCGGACGCTGATCGCCGGCGATACGCTCGAGGGGTCGGATCGGCGCGGCCTGCCGCCGGGCTATCTCGTGCCGCCAGCCGAGCAGTTCAACGATGACAGCCACGCCGCCGCCGAACGGAATCTTGTCAAACTGTTCGACTACGAGATTGATACGGTGCTGGTCCACCACGGGACGAGCGTCCGCGAGGAGCCCCTCGAAAAGCTCAACGACTGGTTGCTCGATCGAGAGTGGACGCTCACGTACTCGTAA
- a CDS encoding NAD(P)-dependent oxidoreductase — MERAGLDVTDPEPLPADHPLLRRSPETVVVTSHVGSASIQTRDRMAETAAANVGAGLDGEDLLNSVLRDAGPE; from the coding sequence CTGGAGCGAGCGGGGCTCGACGTCACCGATCCGGAACCCTTGCCGGCCGATCATCCGTTGCTCCGCCGCTCACCTGAAACGGTCGTCGTCACGTCCCACGTCGGCAGCGCGAGCATTCAGACGCGCGATCGAATGGCCGAGACGGCGGCTGCAAACGTCGGCGCGGGCCTCGATGGCGAGGACCTGCTGAATTCGGTGCTCCGCGACGCAGGACCGGAATGA
- a CDS encoding NAD(P)-dependent oxidoreductase, with amino-acid sequence MGTGIVQRAAGFEMDVRYTATERKPDREEELATVGVDTIHVDLPMLLRECDFVSLYVPLVESMHHLIRR; translated from the coding sequence ATCGGAACCGGCATTGTGCAGCGCGCAGCCGGTTTCGAGATGGATGTTCGCTACACTGCGACAGAACGGAAACCGGACCGCGAGGAGGAACTCGCTACGGTCGGCGTCGACACCATACACGTCGACCTGCCTATGCTACTCCGGGAGTGCGACTTCGTTTCGTTGTACGTCCCGCTCGTCGAGTCGATGCACCACCTCATCCGACGATGA
- a CDS encoding 4-carboxy-4-hydroxy-2-oxoadipate aldolase/oxaloacetate decarboxylase, whose protein sequence is MHTIEHDVERPDSDVVSAFEGIPSTIVSDVTGNIGLTMDSGIRPAYSDIEMGGTAITVNASPGDNLIIHKAITMAEPGDVLVIDSEGFTETGHFGELMCKSCQVNGIGGIVIDGAYRDSEEITEMEFPVYGRGTHPRGPLKQDPGSINVPISCGGVTVEPGDVVVGDDDGLAVVPSESAEEVLERSYDKLESEDEVREELVEGEYLFELNNYAKLFEEMEVVGPEDSIQ, encoded by the coding sequence ATGCACACGATAGAGCACGATGTAGAGCGACCGGACAGCGACGTCGTTTCGGCCTTCGAAGGAATTCCGAGTACCATCGTCTCGGACGTGACGGGGAACATCGGATTAACTATGGATTCCGGGATCCGGCCCGCCTACAGCGATATCGAGATGGGCGGAACCGCGATCACCGTCAACGCCTCGCCCGGAGACAACCTGATCATCCACAAGGCGATCACGATGGCGGAACCGGGCGACGTTCTTGTTATCGACTCCGAGGGGTTCACCGAGACGGGTCACTTCGGCGAACTCATGTGCAAATCCTGCCAAGTGAACGGGATCGGTGGAATCGTCATCGACGGCGCCTATCGCGACAGCGAGGAGATCACCGAGATGGAGTTCCCGGTCTACGGCCGCGGCACGCATCCCCGGGGCCCGCTCAAGCAGGATCCGGGTTCGATCAACGTCCCGATTTCCTGTGGCGGCGTCACCGTCGAGCCCGGCGACGTCGTGGTCGGCGACGATGACGGCCTCGCCGTCGTCCCGAGCGAGAGCGCCGAGGAGGTCCTCGAACGCTCGTACGACAAACTCGAGTCCGAAGACGAGGTCCGCGAGGAGCTCGTGGAGGGCGAGTACCTCTTCGAACTCAACAACTACGCCAAGCTGTTCGAGGAGATGGAAGTCGTCGGTCCGGAAGACTCGATCCAGTAA
- a CDS encoding IclR family transcriptional regulator encodes MGNSEETNTRQLKSVDQSFKIIEYLRNGGGATLSTIADDLEMPASTAHIHLATLVETGYVIKDDGEYCCSFRFLDTGGEMRDRMALYQAAKPEVDDLRRDSSEHANITAEQNGYSVQLYKSQSSESIDDNAELGKHLHLHSTATGKAILSELSESEIDAIIEKRGLPAATGSTITDRDALLDELAEIRERDYSINRGEHFPGVAAVATSIISKPDDVIGAISISGPLSRMGTDRIENELAPAILDKKNIIELKIRQYE; translated from the coding sequence ATGGGTAACAGCGAAGAGACGAACACACGGCAGCTGAAAAGCGTAGATCAGTCGTTCAAAATTATCGAATATCTCCGGAACGGCGGCGGGGCGACGCTCTCTACGATCGCGGACGACCTCGAGATGCCGGCGAGTACGGCCCACATTCACCTCGCGACGCTCGTCGAGACCGGTTACGTGATCAAAGACGACGGCGAATACTGCTGTAGTTTCCGGTTCCTCGATACCGGCGGGGAAATGCGCGACCGCATGGCGCTTTACCAAGCGGCGAAGCCGGAGGTCGACGATCTGCGACGTGACTCGAGCGAGCACGCTAACATTACGGCCGAACAGAACGGCTACTCGGTGCAGCTCTACAAGTCCCAGAGTTCGGAGTCGATCGACGATAACGCGGAACTCGGCAAGCACCTCCACCTCCACTCGACCGCGACGGGCAAGGCGATACTCTCGGAGCTCTCCGAGTCGGAGATCGACGCAATCATCGAGAAACGGGGCCTTCCGGCGGCCACTGGCAGTACGATCACAGACAGGGATGCCCTGCTGGACGAACTCGCGGAGATCCGAGAGCGGGACTATTCGATCAATCGAGGTGAACACTTTCCCGGCGTCGCTGCCGTCGCGACTTCAATAATATCGAAACCGGACGATGTCATCGGTGCGATCAGCATCAGCGGTCCGCTCAGTCGAATGGGGACTGACCGGATCGAAAACGAACTCGCTCCCGCCATTCTCGACAAGAAGAACATCATCGAACTAAAGATACGACAGTACGAATGA